GGCGGCAGGATTGCTTTGTGTCGTTCGTCGATGCGATCCAACACCGCTTGACCCACCAAATGCGTGCTGATGGCGTGGCATTCCAGGCCGTGGCGGTCGAGAATCTCACGTTGCGCGCCGCAGTAGTCCCGCTCGTCGACGGCGCGCTGCACGTCGAAGTGATCGCCCCAGCAGGCCAGTTCCAGCCCCTGATAGCCAAACTCCGCCGCCATCCGCGCCAGGTCTTCGAGCGGCAGATCAGCCCATTGGCCGGTAAACAACGTCACAGGTCGCGGCATGGCGTGTGATTCCTTTCGTCGCGGCGAGAGCTGAAGCGGCGTGTATTCTCGCAAGTTCGCTTGACATGGAAAAGCCCAGGGCAGGCCGTGTAAAACGTCGATGGTGAAAAGCCCAGGGCAGGCCCCCGACAGTGTAGCTACCTTCCACGTCGGCGAGGGCCTGCCCTGGGCTTGGCGCGGTGCGTGGACTACAACTGCGAATTCCGACCGGAACTCGTTACGCGCGCCCATGACTTCGACTTCTCCCTGCGGATTGCTGATCATCGACAAGCCGGTCGGTATGACCTCGCGGATGACAGTCGATTTCGTCGAGCGCCCACTGCGTCCGGTGAAAGTCGGGCATGCCGGAACGCTCGATCCCTTGGCCCAGGGCGTGATGGTCCTGTGCGTCGGCGCGGCGACGCGCCTGATCGACTACGTTCACCGGCTCCCCAAGCGCTACCTGGCGACGTTCCGCTTCGGCGTCAGCAGTCCGACGCTCGATCTGGAGTCCGTTCCCGTCGAGTTGCCCGATGCTCCGCGGCCGACGCGGGAACAGCTCGAACAAGCGCTCGGCGCGTTTCGCGGCACGATCCAGCAGCGCCCGCCGGATTTTTCCGCCGCCTGGGTGCAAGGCAAGCGGGCGTATGAATTGGCGCGGCGCGGCGACGACGTCCAGCTCGCCGCGCGGACGATCACGATCCATGCGATTAGCCTGACGCGGTACGAGTATCCCGAAGCCGATTTCGACGTCACGTGCAGCACTGGCACTTACATCCGCTCGCTGGGCTGCGACATCGCGACGGGGCTCGGCACTGCCGCGGTAATGACCTCGCTTGAGCGCACGTCGATCGGCCCCTTCGAGCGAACGAGTGCGCTCCCGGCGCAACGCATGTCGCGTGACAAGATCCTGGAACGCTTGCGTTCCGGCGCCGAAGCCTTACCAGACATGCCGCGCCACGTGGCCACCGCCGTGGAACGCGACCTCATCGCGCACGGAAGATTCGTGGCGCTCGATCAGCCCGCCGGCATCTCGGAGCTCGCCGCTATCGACGAATCCGGCGCACTCCTGGCAATCCTCCACCGCTCCGAAAATGGCTGGCGGCCGAAGCCCAATCTGATCGGCGTGCAGTAATAGGCAAGCCGCCGGAGAATGGATGCGCGTCGCGATCCTCGCATTCCCGTGTGGTCACCGCGACAAGCGTGGCCTACAATCCGGCCAATCGATCAGGGAACGCAACGCAAGGTGGCGCTATGTCTGGATTCTGGAAGCAGTTGGCCAAGCCGTCGCTGAATTGGCTGCTGGTGTTTTTTCCGATCTCGATCGCGCTTGAGGTCGCCCACGGACAGGGCGCCGCGTGGGCGTCTTCGACGATGATTTTCGCCGCCGCCGCGATCGCGATCATTCCGGTCGCCGGCTGGATGGGGCACGCCACGGAGCATCTGGCCTCGCGTCTTGGCGAGGGCGTCGGCGGGCTGTTGAACGCCACGTTCGGGAACGCTGCCGAGTTGATCATCGCCGTGATGGCGCTTGTCGAGGCCACGCGCCATCCTGAGAAAGTGGCATCGATGCACGCCATCATCAAGGCGTCGCTGACCGGGTCGATTATCGGCAACATTTTGCTGGTGCTGGGCGCCGCGTTGTTGGCCGGCGGCATCAAGTACAAGATTCAACGTTTCAGCCCGTTGGCGACGCGCACCGCGGCGACGTTGATGACACTGGCAATTATCGCCCTGACAGGTCCAACGTTGCTGGCGCGGTTCGTGCCAGCCTACGCGGGAGAGATTCACAGCGTCCAGGTCGAACATTTAAGCCTGGAAGTAGCCGTGATCCTGCTCGTGGTCTACGCCCTGAGCCTGTTCTTCACGCTGCACACGCACAAGCAGCTTTACAGCAGCGGCGAGGCGGTTGAGGAGGCGGGCATCGACGATCCGGTCGCGGTCGAAGCGGCGCACGACCGTCACGCGCCCTGGTCGGTCCGCAAAGCGATGGCGGTCCTCATCGGGGCCACCGTCTGTGTGGCGGTGCTGGCAGAGTTGATGGTCGGCAGCGTCGAGGAGGCCAGCCACGCGATCGGTCTCACGGAGTTGTTTGTCGGCGTGATCGTCGTGGCGATCGTCGGCAACGCGGCGGAACATAGCACCGCGGTGCTCGTCGCGCTGCGCAATCGGATGGACTTGAGCTTGTCGATCGCCATCGGATCGTCGATTCAGATCGCGCTCTTCGTCGCGCCGGCGCTGGTCTGGATCAGCTATTTCATGGGCGTGCCGATGGACCTGGTGTTCACCGTGCCGGAAATCGTGGCGATGGCGCTCGCGGTGACGATCACCGCCCAAATCGCCGGCGACGGCGAAAGCAACTGGCTCGAAGGCGTGTTGCTACTCGTGGTGTATGTGCTGCTCGGGGCGCTGTTCTATTATTTGCCGGCCGAAGCCCACGAAGTCGTGCCTTCCGTCACGGCGCTACTGGGCAAATTCACGTGCGCGGCATGCTGACCGTGCTCCGGGGCGAAATCCTGGGAAGAGTCGCCGCCTACCGGATTAGCCCTGGCAGCGCGTCGAGGGTGAGCGGGTCCGATTCGCCCGCGCGGAGGCGTTCCCAGGCGATCGCGCCGAGGACGGCGTTGTCGGTGCAGAGTTCCAGCGGGGCGATGTGCAGCTCGACGCCGAGCTCGCCGGATAGTTGAGTCAAACGCTCGCGCAGCGGCTTGTTGGCCGCCACGCCGCCGCCCACGCAGATTCGCGCCGCCTTGGTGCGCTCCAACGCTTGCCGGCATTTTGCGACGAGAACGTCCACCACGGCCGCTTGAAAACTCGCCGCGAGGTCTGCAACGAGCTTTGAATCGAGCGGTTCCGGCGGCCAGGGCGTGCCGGGCATGGCGATGGCATAACGCACCGCGGTCTTCAATCCGCTAAAGCTGAACTCCAGCCGATCTTGTTCGTGGATGAAGGATCGCGGGAAACGGAATGCGCGCGGGTTGCCGGACGCCGCGGCGCGCTCAATTGAAGGGCCGCCGGGAAACGGAAGCCCCAGGAGCGACGCGACTTTATCGAAGGCTTCGCCGGCGGCGTCGTCAATGGTTCCGCCCAGTAGTTTGAAATCGAGCGGTGTGCTGCAATCGTAGAGGCTCGTGTGCCCGCCACTGACGATTAGCCCGATGCAGGGAAACACGTCACGTCCGGCGGCCACTTGGCAAGCGTAGAGATGCCCGTGCAGGTGATTGACGCCGACCAGCGGAATTTCGAGCGCCAAGCATAAGGCCTTGGCCGCCGCGACGCCGACCAGCAATGACCCAGCCAGGCCTGGCGTGTTGGCGACCGCGACGGCTTTCAGGTCGGCCAATGTGATGCCGGCGCGCGATAAGGCTTCGTCGAT
This DNA window, taken from Planctomycetia bacterium, encodes the following:
- the truB gene encoding tRNA pseudouridine(55) synthase TruB, producing MTSTSPCGLLIIDKPVGMTSRMTVDFVERPLRPVKVGHAGTLDPLAQGVMVLCVGAATRLIDYVHRLPKRYLATFRFGVSSPTLDLESVPVELPDAPRPTREQLEQALGAFRGTIQQRPPDFSAAWVQGKRAYELARRGDDVQLAARTITIHAISLTRYEYPEADFDVTCSTGTYIRSLGCDIATGLGTAAVMTSLERTSIGPFERTSALPAQRMSRDKILERLRSGAEALPDMPRHVATAVERDLIAHGRFVALDQPAGISELAAIDESGALLAILHRSENGWRPKPNLIGVQ
- the cax gene encoding calcium/proton exchanger, with the protein product MSGFWKQLAKPSLNWLLVFFPISIALEVAHGQGAAWASSTMIFAAAAIAIIPVAGWMGHATEHLASRLGEGVGGLLNATFGNAAELIIAVMALVEATRHPEKVASMHAIIKASLTGSIIGNILLVLGAALLAGGIKYKIQRFSPLATRTAATLMTLAIIALTGPTLLARFVPAYAGEIHSVQVEHLSLEVAVILLVVYALSLFFTLHTHKQLYSSGEAVEEAGIDDPVAVEAAHDRHAPWSVRKAMAVLIGATVCVAVLAELMVGSVEEASHAIGLTELFVGVIVVAIVGNAAEHSTAVLVALRNRMDLSLSIAIGSSIQIALFVAPALVWISYFMGVPMDLVFTVPEIVAMALAVTITAQIAGDGESNWLEGVLLLVVYVLLGALFYYLPAEAHEVVPSVTALLGKFTCAAC
- the tsaD gene encoding tRNA (adenosine(37)-N6)-threonylcarbamoyltransferase complex transferase subunit TsaD → MPLLAIETTCDETAAAVIDAAGRVLSSIVATQEKLHERFGGVVPEIASRAHLERILPVIDEALSRAGITLADLKAVAVANTPGLAGSLLVGVAAAKALCLALEIPLVGVNHLHGHLYACQVAAGRDVFPCIGLIVSGGHTSLYDCSTPLDFKLLGGTIDDAAGEAFDKVASLLGLPFPGGPSIERAAASGNPRAFRFPRSFIHEQDRLEFSFSGLKTAVRYAIAMPGTPWPPEPLDSKLVADLAASFQAAVVDVLVAKCRQALERTKAARICVGGGVAANKPLRERLTQLSGELGVELHIAPLELCTDNAVLGAIAWERLRAGESDPLTLDALPGLIR